The Syngnathus acus chromosome 2, fSynAcu1.2, whole genome shotgun sequence genomic interval ACTGGACGCAGCTTGTTTACGGCGTCACGTAAACAAGCTGCGTCCAGTCTGCGCATGATCTGTCTCCTTGGCATCTATGCGTAGTGACCACGGCAGACTGCATTCAAGAAAGGTCGGAAATCGGGAATATTCCGCTCAGATTTTCCCCAGGTCTGACTCAAAGCGTTCGAGgcgaatgtaaacaaacatggcTGATTCCCATAGCTTGATTGCTGTTCTCGTTTATCTCAACACGTTTACCTTCAGTAAACCTTCATAATGTCCTTAATTCATTTAATTATCCTATCTGCAaagcatttcattcatttcaacaatAACTTCATGCAATGTCTTGAGCCATGCCTTGACTGGGATTGTAATTTTCTATTTCTAGCCGATCTCAGCTATATCCTCCAAGAAGTCCTATTAGTCCTAAACCACTCATCCATAACTAACAGAAGCCAGGTACAATGTACATCGTGTGATTCTGATATAAATGTCTGAAGACACTGCATCGGTGGaagaattttatttcttctgaAACGAGTGAAATAAATAGAGGTGTGTGACTGTTGGAAGTCATTATTAGCTGCTATCAAATACATAATTTGCACCTGTATTGCATTATATGGCCTATAAATTTCAGGTCTTTAGCGTGGCAAAAAGATTTTTGCAGTTAACATTATtatagttttgaaaaaaaggaatgtcTTCCTTGTCTGCTGGCAATGTTCCATGTGATCCAGGTCAAGtatacaaaataacaaaatcaaaacagtacagaatataaaaaaacacattaacaacaaaattattttgagaaTTGCATAATTGGCATCGTAAAAATCACAGCTTGTATTGCTTTGGTTTAGAGACCACACAAACCAATTACCCGACTCACTGTGATTATTTCCTTTagctgtctaaaaaaaaaaaaaaaaaaacggtccATTTTCAGTTCAGTCAGCTGCCTGATGAAGGCTGTTCTAACAAGGATGCAATGTCATCTTCCTAGTTCTATGGCTGAAAACCTATAAGGTCATTTGGGATCGGGCCGCCTCATTTCCCTCCATGATATTAGCTCATTGAGAGAGTCCAAGTTCCAAAGTGATCTCAGTTTCAGAGGTTCGTCTCATCCCAGGTTGGGTCGTTCATGTTCTTCAAAACTCTCCTGATGATCCTTTCGAGTTCCTTCCTAGCTCGTTGCTCTTCCTCTAGTGTCCTTTTCATTCTCTTGTTGTCCTGCAGGACCAGAAAAACGTGTTTCTCACAAATACTGCCCACTATCTTAGGAAAGCGCACACTCACCTGTTTGAGTTCCTGAACCTCATCTCTCAAACTGTATACAGTGTCTACCAGGCTCCTGCAGCAGCAAAGCAACACGGCATTGCATTGACATGAACAGCGACCAACCCTCACACTTTGAGTGACCACTCCTGAATCACAAGCCACACACTCGTCTCACCTCTCCTCCACTACGGTTTGTCCGTTGCTCCTGGTTTCCTCCACTATGATCTTCTCTTCCTCTGGGAACAACATGTGAACATCCCTCCTGCTGGAACCTGATCAAAACAAGCCAACAGCGACAGCTATGCTCTCTCTAATTCAAAGATCATGTGATAATatccaaacaaaacagcaaggcgacttatacacacacacaacaaaacacagaaGATGCGGACACTAAAGGGCTCACTATTGGCAAGCTAGCCAGTTTGCCATAGAGTATATTCTGACTTGCTACACCGAAATCTTACAAGAAAATGAGGCAGTCCTGTAACTAGTGGCGGTCCAGATACTGTCATAATCCGAGTCTTCTGATTGGTCGGAACACGGCAGGTTGCCCGGGATGCCAGCAACGACGAAACTGGAGTCAGCGAGCACATGGTTGTGCATGAGGTCAGTGCCTTGCCAGGCTACACCAGCAATCAGCAGTGGGAATACAGATGGCAATGGTGCGGGAAAACACAAACCGCAGAAGTTGgggtacaaaacaaaattaaataaaggtGTGGGCCCAAAACGAATTAGAATATAAAGGTTAAAAaacaggagggggggggggggggtaattcatttgaatttaagGAAAAATAGAGAAATTATAACAATTATAATGAGGACAGTGGTTGTTGAACATAAAGCAGTCATGTACAAAATGCAAAGGAAGTGTAGAATGGAGGAATCAATGGATGGAAAAAATTGGAGCAGAGAGAAAAGCCTTGTTAGAGTTGAAAgctgagaagaaaaagacttAAAAGGTGAGCGTGCATATTCACAACACTCTATAGACGTAAGGTGTGCGGGGACTCACTGGAGTTGAGGGTCTGTCGTGTCTTGGCACTGGTGCAGTACGCctcaatcactttcaatatcTGAGCGTCCTCCTCGAGAGCTGCTGTGCCTGAAAAACTGATTCTTCAACCcaacaagctttttttttacatacacaTCTCTGATTACATTAACTTTCTTACTCTTTCTGCAAGTGAAGTCTTCTTCAGAGGGTTTCCTCTCAGGTTTCCTCTTGGGAAGCAGCTTCTTCATATTCTTTGGACTCTTATTAAGGTCCTGTAAACAGTGAATGTGCATTGTAGGGGAGTGGTTTTACATGACggaacaaaatgttcaaacgCAAAGTGTTGAGTGGCTGGTTTTAAACCAGCCACTCAATGCACACCTCCTTGTACAGGGCGGCAGACGGCCGGAGAGGAGGCGCAGGCCGAAGACAGCTCATGCTCCACGGTTTTGGGGGACTAGGTGGCTCCAGGGCCCCCCACATGGGGCTAGCACCATATGAGGAAAGATGAGGGAGGGTCTGGAAGGCACTGCTCCCGCCACAAGACTCTGAGTGCCGGGAAGGGGTGACAGGCAGGAAGGGCAACTTAGAGGGAAAGACGGGAGAGCAGTCCGTTATGAACTTCAGTTGGGTTGTAGTAGAGAAGAAAGGCAGACTTACTGTGTGACACACCGACTGAGTCTTGTGAGTGTTTGCAGCaggggtgtgcgtgtgtttggtGAGAAGGTCCAGCCACTCCAGCAGATCCTGCTGATTGTTGCATGCCACTTGCATACGGTCACATTGGGCACCTGTGCAGGACACAATATGCATACAAGACCTGTAAATGATTTCCTACATTTTCTATACGCTTTTTGAAAACCAATGACACATTTAGAGCAGCTCCAAGCCATGGGCACAAGAGCAAAGAAGAGATTAAAGGCTATGATTATCAGAACAAGGACGGACCAGAAATTTCAAAAGCATTCTTCATGGTTTCCCCATCTTCTATTCTGGAGATCAGCATGCCTGACAATGGCATTTTCCCCTGCAAAGacaatgttatttgtttaacaTTCCAGCAACACTTCAAGACCCTGAAAGAGATTGATTGTAATTATTACTTGATTGAATATCAATGCCGGAAATAGTATTCAAGCAAACCTGGTAGATGAACCCACTCATCCTCATGCTTGCAGAGAGGAAGAGCAGCGTATGAGGGAAGAGGACAAGGTAGCGTTCACTTGATTcctaaaaaacaaagtgtCTTTCACACACAGTGCTCTGTTGCAACTCAGTGTGTGATCAAAATGCTCCAGATCACCTGACAGATCTGAGAGCAGACAGCAGCTTGGGACATGTGAAGAACAGGGCCGAGGGTCTTGATGTCATCCCCCTCCCAGTTCCTGATTGGCTCGGTTAAAATCTGTAACTCCAGgtccttcttcttcctcactTCCTGGCACTGGGCCTGAAGAAAGAGGCAGGGCTCGACACTCCATGAACCATTTCACAGCTTGGTCAGGAATACTTGAGTGGACTGGTGGCCACGTGTTTGTCTTACAGCAAGGCTTTGAAATGATGCCATACAAGTTTGGAGGTCAACTCTGTCAGGGTGCTGGTCCTGAGAACAAGATTTTTGTTCCCCCGAGAAAGTTATTTAATGTCGCTTTATGTTTCCTCAGTAACAGATCATCGGATGAAATCAACAGGACAGAAGTACCTCCATGTGTCTGTCCATTTCTTTGAGCAAGGTTGGGTATTTCGCCAGTCGAGTGAAGGGTTTACTCAAACTGGTGGTCAGTGCCAAAATACCCGGACTAGATGCCCCCTTGGTTTCCATGTACTCCCCCAGTTCCTCCCTGCAAAACAGGCAACATGTTTCTGAAACCTCTTTCCATCTTTCGCTGTCCGAGGATTATGGGTTACCCCTAAAATGCTCTTATAAAAGGAGTTTCTGACCTTTGCTGAGTGAGTACACTGACAGCAGATGGATGGTTTGAGCAGTAGGCCACATAAAGATTTTTCATCTGGGGTATTAGACTCAGGAAGAAGCCTCCTATCCTCTGCTGATTTTCTGGAAGCCTATACAAGAAATACATACGGATATCATAGCACATTGGCTATATTTGATTAAACCACGTTTgttgatttgagtgaattttgCATTGACACTGCATTACATTGCTTAAATCTAACATCAGATATCATGCACCATAACACAAAAAGTCTAAAACATTATTACATTCTAGGCAGACCGATGGACGGACCAGTGGATGGCGGGGTGGATGGATGATAGATGTTAAATTAGAGTAAGTACACGTGCATCACCATTTGCTTCTGATTAACGACATACTACATCTGTAGGTTTTTCCTGATATTTCTGGAGTCACATCAGACGCATAAGCCGTAGTCTGCATAGAGCTTctaaggcaggggtgtcaaactcattttttttcatgggccgcattgtagtcatagcttctttcggagggccattatgactgtaaacccaaacaaatgtatgagcacctcatattatatacagtaaaagctacaaaacaaactgacaaataactcgtttccaaatcagacgagtaaaaactggtcaaatatttaaaaatatatatatattaaaagtgaaaacaatttgcaattctaataatgacacgaatttgatgtaCAAtgtgtctttgcgggccacataaaatgatgtggcgggctgtatctggcccccgggccttgagtttgacacctgtgttctaAGGCATGAGCAGGATACCACGGATGAAATGTTTATCAGTCAGAAGCATACACAAGAATTTCCAAGGCATTATAATATGAATGAAGACATCAAGTGAGGAAGAAAATATGGCACAGTGggcatacatatacatatgcCTGCCTGGCCAGCTGTTTTCTAAGGCAGATGTGGtgctattgattttttttttcttcatcttcttgaACCAAAGTGACTAACCCAAAAAGAGACAGTAAACTGAACCAATGCACATAGCCTATGAAACCTGCTTAACCTCTTCCCTAAGATTCTATTGGTCAAACTTTAGAATAGAGTGTGCACTGAATCAGCAATCAGGACAAAGTGGTTTGCTAGTTTCATGCATGAAAAGATGAGGGCCATGTATTGAACCAAATGAAACAGCAGCCACAGGTGAGGCAGGCTTTTGAAAGCGCAGGACAGAGTGAGTGGGAACGTGTAAATGCTAGCGCAGGTAACGTTAGCTGACTTCCATTACATGCCTTCAACAATCGCTATCGCTTAATATGAGTAAATAATAGTGATAGTTCACAATCACCATTGCATACCAAATTATGCAATCACCCCTCCTTATTCTAAGAATATAGCAGATTTTCACGGTATGAACTAGTTATTAGAGCACAAACCCttcaagcaaaaacaaaaaaaagaaggctaTTTGAAGATCCGAGGCACTTGAAATGGTGGAGCTGCATGCTGACTCCCACATAACATGAGTTCAACTGTGACTGGATAATTCTGAACACAGCCACATATAgttaagagggtgtgcacacttgtgctaTTACCATTGAGTTGCATAGGTTATAGGTCACATTAACAGTGGAATAATCTTAATCATTTATCTTGGTCTCATTTGTTTCTACCACTAAATCCCGGCATTTTAACTGGgttgtgtagactttttatctGCACTACATATGATTGAACATCGATGGTAACATTGGTGCATACTTAGCACACAATACAGATGTAGCTACTAACTTTGTATGCTCCTCCAAGGACTGAACCAGCATCTGCTGGAAGGTTGAAATCTCCTCCAGATTGCCTTGAATGTGGCTGATGTCAACAGCACTCAGCCTGCAGAAgaatcgggggggggggggggggggggtcattcaTAATTCAGAAGTTCTCTTTTG includes:
- the LOC119137711 gene encoding rho guanine nucleotide exchange factor 7-like isoform X1; translation: MNAAEQTVTWLITLGVLESPKKSISDPDDFLQTSLQDGVVLCKLLERLKPGTTEKFFQEPRSDSEYQLNISEFIKGIGTFGVKPFEVNDLLHGLNFTKVLNCLVALNKATEDPCVSICVPHSATLRIKSYDSVNSPSRSSKLQPPQYHSLDMTEGSGCGHFLFKARFPFQQTNEDELSFSKGDIINVSRQEEGGWWEGSLNGKTGWFPSNYVRELKGSDKPFDKPKSVTLRSPPKGFDTSIISKTYYNVVLQNILEAESEYSRELQSLLGSYLRSLQPTDRLSAVDISHIQGNLEEISTFQQMLVQSLEEHTKLPENQQRIGGFFLSLIPQMKNLYVAYCSNHPSAVSVLTQQREELGEYMETKGASSPGILALTTSLSKPFTRLAKYPTLLKEMDRHMEDQHPDRVDLQTCMASFQSLAAQCQEVRKKKDLELQILTEPIRNWEGDDIKTLGPVLHMSQAAVCSQICQESSERYLVLFPHTLLFLSASMRMSGFIYQGKMPLSGMLISRIEDGETMKNAFEISGAQCDRMQVACNNQQDLLEWLDLLTKHTHTPAANTHKTQSVCHTLPFLPVTPSRHSESCGGSSAFQTLPHLSSYGASPMWGALEPPSPPKPWSMSCLRPAPPLRPSAALYKEDLNKSPKNMKKLLPKRKPERKPSEEDFTCRKSTAALEEDAQILKVIEAYCTSAKTRQTLNSTWQGTDLMHNHVLADSSFVVAGIPGNLPCSDQSEDSDYDSIWTATSYRTASFSCSSRRDVHMLFPEEEKIIVEETRSNGQTVVEERSLVDTVYSLRDEVQELKQDNKRMKRTLEEEQRARKELERIIRRVLKNMNDPTWDETNL
- the LOC119137711 gene encoding rho guanine nucleotide exchange factor 7-like isoform X2: MNAAEQTVTWLITLGVLESPKKSISDPDDFLQTSLQDGVVLCKLLERLKPGTTEKFFQEPRSDSEYQLNISEFIKGIGTFGVKPFEVNDLLHGLNFTKVLNCLVALNKATEDPCVSICVPHSATLRIKSYDSVNSPSRSSKLQPPQYHSLDMTEGSGCGHFLFKARFPFQQTNEDELSFSKGDIINVSRQEEGGWWEGSLNGKTGWFPSNYVRELKGSDKPFDKPKSVTLRSPPKGFDTSIISKTYYNVVLQNILEAESEYSRELQSLLGSYLRSLQPTDRLSAVDISHIQGNLEEISTFQQMLVQSLEEHTKLPENQQRIGGFFLSLIPQMKNLYVAYCSNHPSAVSVLTQQREELGEYMETKGASSPGILALTTSLSKPFTRLAKYPTLLKEMDRHMEDQHPDRVDLQTCMASFQSLAAQCQEVRKKKDLELQILTEPIRNWEGDDIKTLGPVLHMSQAAVCSQICQESSERYLVLFPHTLLFLSASMRMSGFIYQGKMPLSGMLISRIEDGETMKNAFEISGAQCDRMQVACNNQQDLLEWLDLLTKHTHTPAANTHKTQSVCHTLPFLPVTPSRHSESCGGSSAFQTLPHLSSYGASPMWGALEPPSPPKPWSMSCLRPAPPLRPSAALYKEDLNKSPKNMKKLLPKRKPERKPSEEDFTCRKSTAALEEDAQILKVIEAYCTSAKTRQTLNSSSSRRDVHMLFPEEEKIIVEETRSNGQTVVEERSLVDTVYSLRDEVQELKQDNKRMKRTLEEEQRARKELERIIRRVLKNMNDPTWDETNL